In the Quercus lobata isolate SW786 chromosome 5, ValleyOak3.0 Primary Assembly, whole genome shotgun sequence genome, one interval contains:
- the LOC115988537 gene encoding dynamin-related protein 4C-like, protein MGEESSLVVAQAVQDAPIISSYNDRIRPLLDTVDSLRHLMITREGIQLPTIVVVGDQSSGKSSVLESLAGINLPRGQGICTRVPLIMRLMHQPTPEPDLSLEFNGKVVRTDEEHVSEAINLATEEIAGFGKGISNSPLTLEVRKNGVPDLTMVDLPGITRVPVHGQPENIYDQIKDIIMEYITPEESIILNVLSATVDFTTCESIRMSQMVDKTGERTLAVVTKSDKSPEGLLEKVTADDVNIGLGYVCVRNRIGEETYEEARVEEARLFESHPQLSKIDKSIVGIPVLAQKLVQIQAASIARNLPAIVKSINGKLSLNIAEAKRMPQKMSSPTEAMTAFMQIIGMAKESLRKILVRGEFDEYPDEQNMHCTARLVEMLNQFSDELHKHSESDPAEKFLMDEIMVLEETKGIGLPNFLPRTAFLTILQKRVKGISSIPTIFAEKVWSYVEEIVISVMMHHSEHYYQLQLSFRRAGHNLIAKMKERSINWVMEIVEMEKQTDYTCNPEYSSDWNKLMVQQDAFMKYVLNNEERPAMRELEDFGEIDVGHLKKYPHVLQQAFDLKMRMTAYWKIVLKRLVDCMALHLLLSIGNLVNKEFEAEIVNELMGPGGGIERMLEESPAVASKRQKICKSIELLKKSKEVVAKIMDKIGTYND, encoded by the coding sequence ATGGGAGAAGAAAGCTCACTGGTAGTAGCTCAAGCAGTCCAAGATGCACCCATCATTTCATCCTACAATGATCGTATTCGCCCACTCCTCGATACAGTTGACAGCCTGCGTCACCTTATGATCACAAGAGAAGGCATTCAGCTCCCCACCATTGTCGTGGTTGGGGACCAGTCCTCAGGAAAGTCAAGTGTTCTAGAATCACTTGCCGGTATCAACCTTCCCCGTGGCCAGGGAATTTGCACAAGGGTGCCTCTCATAATGAGGCTCATGCACCAGCCAACTCCTGAACCTGATCTTTCCTTGGAGTTCAATGGTAAAGTTGTTCGAACCGATGAAGAACATGTTTCTGAGGCTATAAATCTTGCCACAGAGGAGATTGCCGGGTTCGGGAAGGGGATTTCCAACTCTCCTTTGACATTGGAGGTGAGGAAAAATGGTGTGCCTGATTTAACCATGGTTGATCTTCCTGGAATTACTAGAGTGCCAGTCCATGGTCAGCCTGAAAACATCTATGACCAGATAAAAGATATTATCATGGAGTATATCACTCCTGAAGAGAGTATTATACTCAATGTTCTATCTGCAACAGTGGATTTCACTACTTGTGAATCTATCAGGATGTCACAGATGGTGGACAAGACCGGTGAACGGACTCTCGCTGTAGTTACTAAGTCTGACAAGTCTCCTGAAGGCCTTCTTGAGAAGGTTACTGCTGATGATGTCAATATTGGGCTTGGCTATGTCTGTGTTAGGAATCGGATAGGAGAAGAAACTTATGAAGAGGCACGAGTGGAAGAGGCTAGACTTTTTGAATCACATCCTCagctttccaagattgataaaTCAATTGTGGGGATTCCTGTTCTGGCACAAAAGCTGGTGCAAATTCAAGCAGCTAGTATAGCGAGAAATTTGCCTGCTATTGTGAAGAGCATTAATGGCAAGTTGAGCTTGAACATTGCTGAAGCGAAAAGAATGCCCCAGAAGATGTCATCTCCTACTGAGGCAATGACAGCTTTCATGCAGATTATTGGAATGGCCAAAGAATCATTACGGAAAATTCTTGTGAGAGGAGAATTTGATGAATACCCAGATGAGCAAAACATGCATTGCACTGCTCGGTTGGTTGAAATGCTCAACCAGTTCTCTGATGAACTTCACAAGCATTCTGAAAGTGACCCTGCAGAGAAATTTTTGATGGATGAGATTATGGTTTTGGAGGAAACCAAGGGTATTGGACTGCCGAATTTTCTTCCCCGCACTGCCTTCCTTACTATCCTACAGAAAAGGGTGAAAGGCATATCTAGCATTCCAACTATTTTTGCTGAGAAGGTCTGGAGTTATGTTGAGGAAATTGTTATTTCTGTCATGATGCACCACTCTGAACACTATTACCAGCTTCAGCTGTCTTTCAGGCGTGCTGGACATAATCTTATAGCCAAGATGAAAGAGCGCTCTATCAACTGGGTCATGGAGATCGTTGAAATGGAGAAGCAGACGGATTATACTTGTAATCCGGAGTACTCATCTGATTGGAATAAATTAATGGTTCAACAAGATGCATTCATGAAGTACGTCTTGAATAATGAAGAAAGGCCTGCAATGAGAGAGCTTGAAGATTTCGGTGAGATTGATGTTGGCCATTTAAAGAAATATCCTCATGTTTTACAACAGGCTTTTGATTTGAAGATGAGAATGACAGCTTATTGGAAGATTGTGTTAAAGAGATTGGTTGACTGCATGGCTCTACATTTACTGCTCAGTATTGGGAACTTGGTGAACAAAGAGTTTGAAGCAGAGATTGTTAATGAGTTGATGGGACCTGGTGGTGGGATTGAAAGGATGCTCGAGGAGTCGCCTGCAGTTGCTTCAAAGCGACAGAAAATATGCAAGAGTATAGAGCTGCTTAAAAAATCCAAAGAAGTTGTTGCTAAGATCATGGACAAGATCGGTACCTATAATGATTAG
- the LOC115988603 gene encoding dynamin-related protein 4C-like, whose translation MYNPEYLSDWNTLMSQQDAFMKDVLTNEERPAKIKLNSFGEIEVGKLRDYPHVLQQAFDMKMRMIAYWKIVLKRLVDCRALHLLLSVGNLVNREFEIEIVNELMGPGGGIEMMLEESPAVAQSD comes from the coding sequence ATGTATAATCCAGAGTACTTGTCTGATTGGAATACTCTAATGTCTCAACAAGATGCATTCATGAAGGATGTCTTGACCAATGAAGAAAGGCCTGCAAAGATAAAGCTTAATAGTTTTGGTGAAATTGAAGTTGGGAAACTTAGGGACTATCCACATGTTCTGCAACAGGCTTTTGATATGAAGATGAGAATGATTGCATACTGGAAAATTGTGTTAAAAAGATTGGTTGACTGCAGGGCTCTACATTTACTTCTCAGTGTTGGAAATTTGGTTAACAGAGAGTTTGAAATTGAGATTGTGAATGAATTGATGGGACCTGGTGGGGGAATTGAAATGATGCTGGAGGAATCACCTGCAGTTGCGCAAAGCGACTGA
- the LOC115990652 gene encoding uncharacterized protein LOC115990652, with protein MYNGRTDPVEHVSHFNQRMAVHSKNEALMCKVFPSRLGPVAMRWFNGLGVGSIGSFKELTQAFRSRFIMCSRVPRPLDSLLSLSMREGETLKTYSNRYLEMFNEIDGDFDDIVIRTFKVGLPTKHGLRKSLTRKPVTNVCQLIDWIDKYKRVEEDQ; from the coding sequence atgtacaatggtCGAACAGACCCTGTGGAACATGTTAGTCACTTCAATCAAAGAATGGCTGTGCACTCCAAGAAcgaggccttgatgtgcaaagtgttcCCATCTAGATTGGGGCctgtggcgatgaggtggttcaatggtttGGGTGTGGGTTCCATTGGTTCCTTTAAGGAACTCACTCAGGCGTTTAGATCCCGCTTTATCATGTgcagtagggttcctcggcccTTAGATTCCTTGTTGTCCCTGTCCATGAGAGAAGGGGAGACCCTGAAAACATACTCGAACAGATACTTGGAGATGTTTAATGAGATAGATGGTGACTTTGATGACATAGTCATCAGGACTTTTAAGGTTGGCCTACCTACCAAGCATGGCTTGAGGAAGTCTTTGACTAGGAAGCCCGTTACTAATGTATGCCAGCTTATAGATTGGATTGATAAATATAAGAGGGTTGAGGAGGACCAATAG